A DNA window from Rhizobium jaguaris contains the following coding sequences:
- a CDS encoding IclR family transcriptional regulator, with amino-acid sequence MDSKRDEHKGEIRRATETGTLGKLMALVDLVALADNPMRFTDILSLSDQPRGTLHRQLSHLVEEGLLETDRDGRYLPGIRLLSLASRSWARNEFRTVAEPHLRLLQAQTGETVHLGVLRGTEVIYLDKVEGRQSVRMYSQIGNASPAYCTGVGKAALSALDDIGLEARVSGLQFHAYTEHTHRSVADLQADIAAIRARGCAFDREEHENGICCVAAPIRSDDGDILAGVSVTGPAYRVTSEKLQEWAPLVKVAAAAIMQDVRSRLGPRR; translated from the coding sequence ATGGATTCGAAACGGGACGAACATAAAGGGGAAATCCGTCGCGCTACGGAGACCGGTACGCTCGGCAAGCTCATGGCGCTCGTCGATCTCGTTGCGCTGGCGGATAACCCAATGCGCTTCACCGACATCCTGTCGCTGTCCGACCAGCCGCGGGGCACACTGCATAGGCAATTGTCACACCTCGTCGAGGAGGGGCTGCTGGAGACCGATCGCGATGGACGTTATCTGCCCGGCATCAGGCTCTTGAGCTTAGCGTCACGCAGTTGGGCGCGCAATGAATTCAGAACCGTCGCCGAGCCGCATCTGCGCCTTCTGCAGGCACAGACCGGCGAGACCGTGCACCTCGGCGTCTTACGCGGCACCGAGGTCATCTATCTCGACAAGGTCGAGGGTCGGCAGTCCGTGCGCATGTATTCGCAGATCGGCAACGCCTCGCCGGCCTATTGCACCGGCGTCGGCAAGGCTGCATTGTCTGCTCTGGACGATATCGGCCTCGAAGCACGAGTCTCCGGCCTCCAGTTTCATGCCTATACCGAGCATACCCATCGCAGCGTGGCAGATCTTCAGGCCGACATCGCTGCTATCAGGGCGCGCGGTTGCGCTTTTGACCGCGAGGAGCATGAAAACGGCATATGCTGCGTCGCCGCGCCTATCCGCTCAGACGATGGCGATATACTGGCCGGCGTTTCGGTAACCGGCCCAGCCTACCGCGTTACGTCGGAAAAATTGCAGGAATGGGCGCCTTTGGTAAAGGTTGCGGCGGCCGCGATCATGCAGGATGTGCGCAGTCGGCTAGGTCCGAGGCGCTAA
- a CDS encoding helix-turn-helix transcriptional regulator produces MMAALVQAGRAPRGEDYIDEITGLKTQFDVFRFMKRLTEAYRCRAFMVLNLPPVTSFELQSNSVINNWPAELLATYDQEGLMTNSPVLRRLRNSTLPFIHETTASTNRDDGRAQLITALFERFRMTRCIYLPTHDASGLRGAVSLAGDRELFTPEEIKDLCYVALYVFDRLAEIRNMDIRVTDALTDREIDCLNWTAAGKTSAEIAEILTLSEHTVNHYLNRATKKLDTVNRTQAVAKALRVGLIK; encoded by the coding sequence ATGATGGCGGCATTGGTGCAGGCGGGAAGGGCCCCTCGGGGCGAGGATTATATTGATGAAATTACCGGTCTGAAGACACAGTTCGATGTTTTTCGCTTTATGAAGCGGCTGACGGAAGCCTATCGCTGCCGTGCATTCATGGTACTGAACCTGCCCCCGGTTACATCTTTCGAACTGCAGAGCAATTCGGTTATCAACAACTGGCCCGCCGAACTCCTGGCAACCTACGACCAGGAAGGGCTGATGACGAACAGTCCGGTGCTGCGACGTCTGCGTAATTCCACATTGCCTTTTATCCACGAGACAACGGCAAGCACCAATCGCGATGATGGCAGAGCCCAACTCATCACCGCCTTGTTCGAACGCTTTCGCATGACACGCTGCATCTATTTGCCGACCCATGACGCATCCGGTCTTCGCGGCGCTGTGTCGCTTGCCGGAGATCGCGAGCTCTTCACACCCGAGGAGATTAAGGATCTCTGCTATGTCGCGCTCTATGTTTTCGATCGGCTCGCGGAAATCCGCAATATGGATATCCGGGTCACTGACGCGCTGACGGATCGGGAGATCGATTGTCTGAACTGGACGGCTGCGGGTAAGACCAGCGCCGAAATCGCGGAAATCCTGACGCTCTCCGAACATACGGTCAATCACTACCTGAACCGGGCCACCAAGAAGCTGGACACAGTCAACCGCACCCAGGCAGTCGCCAAAGCGCTGCGCGTCGGGTTGATCAAGTAG
- a CDS encoding Mrp/NBP35 family ATP-binding protein, producing the protein MADITKEQVLETLRTVRGPDLEHNIVELGMVSDVFISDAKVYFSITVPAERAKELEPMRLAAERVIKELPGVKGALVALTADKKAGAGAPAARPAPAQPSAHSHAHAPQQPPRAGKIGVPGIGAIIAVASGKGGVGKSTTAVNLALGLLANGLRVGILDADIYGPSMPRLLKISGRPTQIDGRIINPMQNYGLKVMSMGFLVDEETAMIWRGPMVQSALLQMLREVAWGELDVLVVDMPPGTGDAQLTMAQQVPLAGAIIVSTPQDLALIDARKGLNMFRKVEVPVLGIVENMSYFIAPDTGARYDIFGHGGARKEAERIGVPFLGEVPLTMGIRETSDAGTPVVASDPNGAVAGVYRDIAAKVWAQISNTPQRAAPSIVFE; encoded by the coding sequence ATGGCAGACATCACCAAGGAACAGGTTCTGGAAACGCTGAGAACCGTTCGCGGCCCGGACCTGGAGCACAATATCGTTGAGCTCGGCATGGTGTCGGATGTCTTCATTTCCGATGCTAAGGTGTATTTCTCGATTACGGTTCCCGCCGAGCGTGCCAAGGAATTGGAGCCGATGCGCCTCGCCGCCGAGAGAGTCATCAAGGAATTGCCCGGCGTGAAGGGCGCTTTGGTCGCGCTGACTGCGGACAAGAAGGCTGGCGCGGGTGCACCTGCCGCGCGCCCGGCGCCCGCCCAGCCGAGTGCGCATTCCCACGCACATGCACCGCAACAGCCGCCCCGTGCCGGCAAGATCGGCGTTCCCGGCATCGGCGCCATTATTGCCGTTGCCTCCGGCAAGGGCGGCGTTGGCAAGTCGACCACGGCCGTCAATCTCGCGCTCGGCCTGCTCGCCAACGGCCTGCGCGTCGGCATTCTGGATGCCGACATCTACGGCCCGTCCATGCCGCGTCTCCTGAAGATTTCCGGCCGGCCGACTCAGATCGATGGCCGCATCATCAACCCCATGCAGAATTACGGCCTCAAGGTCATGTCCATGGGCTTCCTTGTCGATGAGGAGACGGCGATGATCTGGCGCGGGCCAATGGTGCAGTCGGCACTGTTGCAGATGTTGCGCGAAGTCGCCTGGGGTGAGCTCGACGTACTCGTCGTCGACATGCCGCCAGGGACCGGCGATGCGCAACTGACCATGGCGCAGCAGGTGCCGCTCGCCGGCGCCATCATCGTTTCGACGCCGCAGGATCTGGCACTGATCGACGCCCGCAAGGGCCTGAACATGTTCCGCAAGGTGGAAGTACCGGTGCTCGGCATCGTCGAAAACATGAGCTACTTCATCGCCCCCGACACCGGTGCACGTTACGATATCTTCGGTCATGGCGGCGCGCGGAAGGAGGCCGAGCGTATCGGCGTGCCTTTCCTTGGCGAAGTGCCGCTGACCATGGGCATCCGCGAGACTTCCGATGCCGGCACGCCCGTGGTTGCTTCCGACCCAAATGGCGCCGTTGCCGGCGTCTATCGCGATATCGCCGCCAAAGTCTGGGCACAGATAAGCAATACGCCTCAGCGCGCAGCACCATCCATCGTCTTCGAATAA
- the corA gene encoding magnesium/cobalt transporter CorA encodes MITAYSSDCKSLELADLSSIARLSENAVWIDMVEPSREEEANIERLLGLEVPTREDMKDIEPSSRLYVEDSSVFLTASLLWKVDTNLPTLTDVAFILTDHRLVTIRYAQPKSFALFIAALQRIPKERRTGVALLAKLLETIVDRTAEVLEQTVSGIDILSVHVFGDRVKKVRRPSNYLEEKLKDIAGYHRTVSKVRDSLSSLSRLLTFLHTIPAMQQDHEAKELCRNVSRDVQSLSEHASFVAGNITFLLDASLGLINIEQNAIIKIFSIASVVFLPPTLVASVYGMNFEFIPELHFAYGYPASLFLMVVSAVVPFLFFRWKGWL; translated from the coding sequence TTGATCACGGCCTATAGCTCCGACTGCAAGTCGCTCGAATTGGCAGATCTTTCGAGCATTGCCCGATTGTCGGAGAACGCTGTCTGGATCGACATGGTCGAACCGTCCCGCGAAGAAGAAGCGAATATCGAGCGCCTGCTTGGGCTCGAGGTGCCGACCCGCGAGGACATGAAGGACATCGAGCCATCGAGCCGGCTCTATGTCGAAGACAGCTCGGTCTTTCTGACGGCGTCGCTGCTGTGGAAGGTCGATACCAATCTGCCGACGCTGACCGATGTTGCCTTCATCCTGACGGATCATCGCCTGGTCACGATCCGCTACGCCCAGCCGAAGTCCTTCGCGCTGTTCATCGCAGCGCTGCAACGCATTCCGAAGGAGCGGCGCACGGGTGTCGCGCTTCTGGCGAAACTTCTGGAAACAATCGTCGACCGCACGGCCGAAGTCCTTGAACAGACGGTCTCAGGCATCGATATATTGTCGGTGCATGTGTTCGGCGACCGCGTGAAGAAAGTCCGCCGTCCGTCGAACTATCTGGAAGAGAAACTGAAGGACATTGCAGGTTACCATCGCACGGTCAGCAAGGTGCGCGATAGCCTGAGTTCATTGTCGCGGCTTCTGACCTTCCTTCATACCATCCCCGCCATGCAGCAGGACCATGAGGCCAAGGAATTGTGCCGCAACGTCTCGCGGGATGTGCAATCCTTGTCCGAACATGCATCTTTCGTCGCCGGTAACATTACCTTCCTGCTGGATGCATCGCTCGGTCTGATTAATATCGAGCAGAACGCCATCATCAAGATTTTCTCGATCGCTTCCGTAGTCTTCTTGCCGCCGACGCTTGTTGCCTCGGTCTACGGTATGAATTTCGAGTTCATACCCGAGTTGCATTTCGCCTATGGATACCCAGCATCGTTGTTTCTGATGGTGGTGTCTGCCGTCGTTCCATTTCTCTTTTTTCGCTGGAAAGGCTGGCTCTGA
- a CDS encoding potassium transporter Kup translates to MDARKLAFLALGSIGVVYGDIGTSPLYAFREALKPVAADGLTRGEVISVVSLMFWTLTIIVTIKYVLFLLRADNDGEGGTLSLLALLMKTANGHTAILMLLGLMGAALFLGDAMITPALSVLSAVEGLKLVTPSLSEYIVPISVAIMALLFAIQSHGTGAVARFFGPVMALWFIVMGLAGVMHISDDFSILAALNPYYAVSFLLREGFLGVVVLGAVFLTVTGAEALYADLGHFGRRPIQWAWFVLVFPSLALNYLGQGALVLRNPMAMSDPFFLMYPHWAILPVVILATLATIIASQSVITGAFSLTRQAIHLGFLPRMEILFTSETNTGQIFLPSANAVLFFGVVFLVLSFKTSDALAIAYGISVTGAMVVTSIMAFEFVRVRWNWTLPMAVAVLTPLVLLEFVFLGANLLKIRDGGYVPVLIATAFTVIMWTWRRGTAILMEKTRHTDIPLSSFVSSIERKSDHSPAHVPGTAIFLTSDPESAPAALLHNLKHNHVLHDKNVILTIRTVNKPRVAQEDRYLVEKVSDRFSVVELRFGFMESQNVSQALATLRKTGLKFDIMSTSFYLGRRKLVPDAKSGMPHWQDRLYIALANAATDPSDYFRLPANRVVELGSHVII, encoded by the coding sequence ATGGACGCTCGTAAGCTCGCATTCCTCGCCCTCGGTTCAATTGGCGTGGTGTATGGCGATATCGGCACGAGCCCGCTCTATGCCTTTCGCGAGGCGCTGAAGCCGGTCGCTGCCGACGGTCTGACGCGTGGCGAAGTCATCAGCGTCGTCTCGCTGATGTTCTGGACTCTGACGATCATCGTCACGATCAAATATGTCCTTTTTCTGCTTCGTGCAGACAATGACGGCGAAGGCGGCACACTGTCGCTGCTGGCGCTGTTGATGAAGACCGCGAATGGCCACACGGCCATTTTGATGCTGTTGGGATTAATGGGTGCCGCACTCTTCCTCGGCGACGCGATGATTACCCCGGCGCTTTCGGTTCTCTCCGCCGTCGAAGGCCTGAAGCTCGTCACACCGTCACTGTCGGAATACATCGTGCCCATATCGGTTGCGATCATGGCTCTGCTTTTCGCGATCCAGTCGCATGGCACGGGCGCAGTTGCACGCTTCTTCGGCCCGGTCATGGCACTCTGGTTCATCGTCATGGGCCTTGCTGGCGTCATGCACATTTCCGATGATTTCAGCATTCTGGCCGCACTCAATCCCTATTACGCGGTCAGTTTCCTCTTGCGGGAAGGCTTTCTCGGCGTCGTCGTCCTGGGCGCGGTGTTCCTGACTGTCACGGGTGCGGAAGCCCTTTATGCCGACCTTGGTCATTTTGGCCGTCGCCCGATCCAGTGGGCTTGGTTTGTGCTTGTGTTTCCGTCGCTGGCTTTGAACTACCTCGGCCAGGGCGCCCTGGTGCTGCGCAACCCCATGGCCATGTCCGACCCGTTCTTCCTGATGTATCCGCACTGGGCGATCCTGCCGGTGGTCATTCTCGCCACTCTGGCAACAATCATCGCCAGCCAGTCGGTCATCACCGGTGCCTTCTCGCTCACGCGCCAAGCTATCCATCTCGGCTTCCTGCCGCGAATGGAGATTCTCTTCACGTCAGAGACCAATACCGGCCAGATCTTTCTGCCGTCGGCCAATGCCGTGCTGTTTTTCGGCGTCGTCTTCCTCGTCTTGAGCTTCAAGACCTCGGATGCACTGGCGATAGCCTATGGTATCTCCGTGACCGGTGCGATGGTTGTCACCTCGATCATGGCCTTCGAGTTCGTACGTGTTCGCTGGAACTGGACGCTGCCGATGGCGGTCGCGGTGCTGACGCCGCTGGTGTTGCTGGAATTCGTCTTCCTTGGCGCGAACCTCCTCAAAATCCGCGACGGCGGTTATGTTCCGGTGCTGATCGCGACCGCCTTCACCGTCATCATGTGGACCTGGCGCCGCGGCACGGCGATCCTGATGGAGAAGACGCGGCACACCGATATTCCGTTGTCGTCCTTCGTGAGCTCGATCGAGCGCAAGAGCGACCACTCGCCGGCCCACGTTCCTGGTACGGCGATCTTCCTCACCAGCGATCCGGAATCCGCACCTGCTGCGCTGCTGCATAATCTGAAGCACAACCACGTCCTGCACGACAAGAACGTCATCCTGACGATTCGCACCGTCAACAAGCCGCGTGTCGCCCAGGAGGACCGCTACTTGGTGGAGAAAGTCTCCGACCGCTTCTCGGTTGTCGAACTGCGTTTCGGCTTCATGGAATCGCAGAACGTCTCTCAGGCATTGGCGACTTTGCGCAAGACCGGGTTGAAGTTCGACATCATGTCGACCTCCTTCTATCTCGGCCGCCGCAAGCTGGTGCCAGACGCAAAATCCGGCATGCCGCACTGGCAGGACCGGCTTTACATCGCGCTCGCCAACGCTGCGACCGATCCTTCCGACTACTTCCGCCTGCCGGCCAACCGCGTGGTGGAACTGGGATCGCACGTCATCATCTGA
- a CDS encoding cell wall hydrolase: protein MPRPSRVPRKFGFLPKNWTSPAVFGFCAWLIFPSTVAYADLAGLLAGIDRGSSNWRMVITKSPAGSTHQEELAFGDASTAAAVGEGGLVMPDGRRVAFVSQKKGSDPRPDEDRINRQDKKSRVVAVAPMQPPKDFSAGSVLQRDSMLFRPELDTKDKTAFLKPRIGGKEIQIATAFYKKEPPKPDNSVPSYLASLVTSHDADVLAAAYASPPQDYARVSPFDSILAKDQDYEGRFVPQIGPEDHAWAANVLPPSVFSSDEQQCLATGIYFEARGESVKGQAAVAQVILNRVRNPAYPKTICGVVYQNDDWHNACQFSFACDNVKDRVNSPEHWKIARQVAMAVTAGKIWLPEVGSATHYHAVYVRPKWAAEMVKVGRIGMHIFYRTYGGGWS, encoded by the coding sequence TTGCCTCGTCCGAGTCGTGTCCCCCGCAAGTTTGGTTTCTTGCCGAAAAACTGGACTTCGCCAGCTGTCTTCGGGTTTTGCGCATGGCTGATCTTTCCGTCCACAGTGGCCTATGCCGATCTTGCCGGTCTGCTGGCGGGTATCGACAGGGGTAGCAGCAACTGGCGCATGGTGATCACCAAATCGCCGGCCGGCTCCACGCACCAGGAAGAACTTGCCTTCGGTGACGCGTCGACCGCGGCTGCGGTCGGCGAAGGCGGTCTCGTCATGCCCGACGGCCGTCGCGTTGCCTTCGTATCGCAGAAAAAGGGCAGCGATCCCAGGCCCGACGAAGATCGCATCAACCGCCAGGACAAAAAGAGCCGTGTGGTTGCAGTCGCGCCGATGCAGCCGCCCAAGGATTTTTCCGCCGGTTCCGTGCTGCAGCGCGACAGCATGCTGTTCCGACCCGAGTTGGATACCAAGGACAAGACTGCTTTCTTGAAGCCGAGGATCGGTGGAAAAGAGATCCAGATTGCCACGGCCTTCTATAAGAAAGAACCGCCGAAGCCTGATAACAGCGTGCCGTCCTACCTCGCAAGCCTGGTCACGAGCCACGATGCCGATGTTCTCGCCGCCGCCTATGCGTCGCCGCCGCAGGACTACGCCCGCGTCTCGCCCTTCGATTCGATCCTCGCTAAGGATCAGGACTATGAAGGCCGTTTCGTGCCGCAGATTGGTCCTGAGGACCATGCCTGGGCCGCGAATGTCCTGCCTCCCTCGGTCTTTTCTTCGGACGAACAGCAGTGCCTTGCCACCGGCATCTATTTCGAAGCGCGCGGGGAATCGGTGAAGGGGCAGGCGGCTGTCGCCCAGGTCATCCTCAATCGCGTCCGCAACCCGGCCTATCCGAAGACCATTTGCGGTGTCGTTTATCAGAACGACGATTGGCACAACGCCTGCCAGTTTTCCTTTGCCTGCGACAACGTCAAAGACCGCGTCAATTCGCCCGAGCATTGGAAGATCGCCCGCCAGGTGGCCATGGCTGTGACCGCCGGCAAGATCTGGCTGCCGGAAGTCGGCTCCGCCACACACTACCATGCCGTCTACGTCCGGCCGAAATGGGCGGCTGAAATGGTGAAGGTCGGCCGTATCGGCATGCACATCTTCTACCGCACCTATGGCGGCGGCTGGAGCTGA
- a CDS encoding AtpZ/AtpI family protein, whose protein sequence is MVDDRDESLEKRREQLEAELATKRSVLGEDERGEVRAEESRKGYAEAMKLSSEFIAAIIVGAVLGYLFDRFVGTAPWGMIILLLLGFCAGVLNVLRSAGKVATPMPEKHGLDKK, encoded by the coding sequence ATGGTTGATGACCGCGACGAAAGTCTGGAAAAGCGACGGGAGCAACTTGAAGCCGAACTGGCGACCAAGCGCTCTGTGTTGGGAGAGGATGAACGAGGGGAGGTTCGCGCCGAGGAGAGCCGGAAAGGCTACGCTGAGGCGATGAAGCTTTCTAGTGAATTCATTGCTGCCATCATCGTTGGCGCAGTTCTGGGCTATCTCTTCGACCGTTTTGTCGGCACTGCGCCGTGGGGCATGATTATTCTTCTGCTTCTCGGATTTTGTGCCGGCGTGCTGAATGTTCTGCGCTCTGCAGGCAAGGTGGCGACACCAATGCCCGAAAAGCACGGGCTTGATAAGAAATGA
- a CDS encoding F0F1 ATP synthase subunit C — MDAEAAKFIGAGLACFGMAGTALGLGNIFGSYLSGALRNPSAADGQFGRLVFGFAVTEALGIFSLLIALLLLFAV, encoded by the coding sequence ATGGACGCGGAAGCAGCAAAGTTCATCGGCGCAGGTTTGGCTTGCTTTGGTATGGCCGGCACGGCTCTCGGCCTCGGCAATATCTTCGGCAGCTACCTGTCCGGCGCACTGCGCAACCCGTCGGCTGCTGACGGCCAGTTCGGCCGCCTGGTATTCGGCTTCGCCGTTACGGAAGCTCTGGGCATCTTCTCGCTGCTCATCGCTCTCCTTCTGCTGTTCGCCGTCTGA
- a CDS encoding F0F1 ATP synthase subunit B, with protein MFVTPAYAEEAPPAAGAVKTETGAPDQGHHAGVFPPFDHTTYPSQLLWLVITFAIFYVAMQKIVVPRVGGILESRHDRIAQDIDEASRLKAEADAAVATYESELAAARTKANSIGATARDAAKAKAEEDRKAIEASLSEKLKAAEARISEIKAKALGDVGAIAEETAAAVVEQLVGSVAGQADVASAVAEASAKREG; from the coding sequence ATGTTTGTGACCCCGGCTTATGCTGAAGAAGCACCGCCGGCAGCCGGCGCGGTGAAAACGGAGACGGGTGCGCCCGATCAGGGCCATCACGCAGGCGTATTCCCGCCGTTTGACCATACGACGTATCCGTCACAGCTGCTTTGGCTGGTGATCACCTTCGCGATCTTCTACGTGGCCATGCAGAAGATCGTCGTTCCGCGCGTTGGCGGCATCCTGGAAAGCCGCCACGACCGTATCGCCCAGGATATCGACGAAGCTTCGCGTCTGAAGGCCGAAGCCGATGCTGCCGTTGCGACCTACGAAAGCGAGCTGGCTGCAGCGCGCACCAAGGCGAATTCGATTGGCGCCACTGCCCGTGACGCCGCCAAGGCAAAGGCTGAGGAGGATCGCAAGGCGATCGAAGCAAGCCTTTCCGAGAAATTGAAGGCCGCTGAGGCCCGAATCAGCGAGATCAAGGCGAAAGCCCTCGGCGACGTCGGTGCCATTGCTGAAGAAACGGCCGCTGCCGTTGTCGAGCAGCTTGTCGGCAGCGTCGCCGGCCAGGCTGATGTCGCTTCGGCTGTTGCCGAAGCATCCGCTAAGCGGGAGGGTTGA
- a CDS encoding F0F1 ATP synthase subunit B, with protein sequence MEFGLDETFFAFVALIIFLGLVVYLKVPGMMAKSLDDRADQIRNELAEAKRLREEAQHLLAEYQRKRKEAEAEAAHIVAAAEREAEMLTAEARKKTEEFVANRTAVSEQKIKQAEADAMKAVRSAAVDLAIAAAESVLAKKADGRVQSELFSNAIGEVKTRLN encoded by the coding sequence ATGGAATTCGGTCTGGACGAAACTTTCTTTGCCTTCGTCGCTCTCATCATCTTCCTCGGCCTCGTCGTCTACCTGAAAGTTCCGGGGATGATGGCAAAGTCGCTGGATGACCGCGCCGATCAGATCCGCAACGAACTCGCCGAAGCCAAGCGCCTGCGCGAAGAGGCCCAGCATCTGCTGGCCGAATACCAGCGCAAGCGCAAGGAAGCTGAAGCTGAAGCTGCGCATATCGTTGCCGCGGCCGAGCGCGAAGCTGAAATGCTGACGGCGGAAGCTCGCAAGAAGACGGAGGAATTCGTCGCCAACCGCACGGCGGTGTCCGAGCAGAAGATCAAGCAGGCGGAAGCCGACGCGATGAAGGCTGTTCGCTCCGCTGCAGTCGACCTGGCCATTGCCGCTGCCGAATCCGTGCTCGCCAAGAAGGCCGACGGCCGCGTTCAATCCGAACTCTTCAGCAACGCCATTGGCGAAGTGAAGACTCGGCTGAACTGA
- a CDS encoding phosphotransferase, giving the protein MIPSVDSGEGPFRHDDIIYRRTLPWTASVHALLSALQAHGFVNAPLSGGYDAAWERVSFVPGGTGDLDENENIRSLEALRSAACLLRRYHDCTALFMRAMLEDQTWQLPPRPPFEVICHGDFAPYNVILNGGEVTDIIDFETAAR; this is encoded by the coding sequence GTGATACCAAGCGTGGACAGCGGTGAAGGACCATTTCGCCATGACGATATCATCTATCGGCGCACTCTTCCTTGGACAGCGAGTGTTCACGCCCTTCTCTCGGCACTTCAAGCACATGGCTTTGTGAACGCGCCACTGTCCGGCGGATATGACGCGGCGTGGGAGAGGGTGAGCTTTGTCCCAGGCGGGACCGGTGATTTGGATGAGAATGAGAATATCAGGTCCCTGGAAGCCTTACGATCGGCGGCCTGCTTGCTGCGGCGCTATCATGACTGCACCGCGCTGTTTATGCGCGCGATGCTGGAGGACCAGACATGGCAATTGCCGCCGCGGCCACCGTTTGAGGTGATCTGCCACGGCGATTTCGCGCCCTATAATGTCATTCTCAACGGCGGCGAGGTGACTGATATCATCGACTTCGAGACGGCGGCGAGGTGA
- a CDS encoding ribonuclease HII has translation MPRSTPSDSPMLFDEEPIVPTFELELIARRAGHWPVAGADEAGRGPLAGPVVAAAVILDPERIPEGLNDSKQLSAVRREALFVEILATATVSIASSSAARIDITDIRKASLDAMRRAICSLAVPASYVLTDGLDVPGGLACPGKAVVKGDARSFSIAAASIVAKVTRDRMMARAGDVFPVYGFAAHAGYATAQHRAGIEKHGPCSLHRMSFRPLRRDEA, from the coding sequence ATGCCACGCAGCACACCATCCGATTCTCCCATGCTTTTCGACGAGGAGCCGATCGTTCCGACCTTCGAGTTGGAACTGATTGCCCGTCGCGCTGGGCACTGGCCGGTAGCGGGTGCCGATGAGGCGGGACGCGGGCCGCTGGCAGGCCCCGTTGTAGCGGCCGCGGTCATTCTCGACCCGGAGCGCATTCCCGAGGGATTGAACGATTCCAAGCAGCTTTCGGCCGTGAGGCGCGAGGCATTGTTTGTCGAAATCCTCGCGACCGCCACCGTCTCCATTGCCTCCTCAAGTGCTGCCCGCATCGACATCACCGATATCCGCAAGGCGAGCCTGGACGCTATGCGCCGGGCCATCTGCAGCCTTGCCGTGCCGGCAAGTTACGTCCTGACCGATGGGCTGGATGTGCCCGGCGGGCTCGCCTGCCCGGGAAAAGCCGTGGTCAAGGGCGATGCGCGCTCCTTTTCCATCGCCGCCGCTTCGATCGTCGCCAAGGTGACCCGCGACCGGATGATGGCTCGCGCCGGCGACGTCTTTCCTGTCTACGGTTTCGCCGCCCATGCCGGCTACGCCACCGCCCAGCATCGCGCCGGCATCGAAAAGCACGGTCCCTGCTCGCTGCATCGCATGAGCTTCCGGCCGCTTCGGAGGGATGAGGCCTGA